From Xiphophorus hellerii strain 12219 chromosome 9, Xiphophorus_hellerii-4.1, whole genome shotgun sequence, a single genomic window includes:
- the myo1f gene encoding unconventional myosin-If codes for MAKYHWQSQNVKQSGVDDMVLLSKITEDAIVENLKKRYMDDYIFTYIGPVLISVNPFKQMPYFTDREIELYQGAAQYENPPHIYALADNMYRNMMIDGENQCVIISGESGAGKTVAAKYIMGYISKVSGGGSKVQHVKDIILQSNPLLEAFGNAKTVRNNNSSRFGKYFEIQFSRGGEPDGGKISNFLLEKSRVVSQNESERNFHIYYQLIEGANAQQKEGLGLMTPDYYYYLNQSGTYKVDGTNDSKDFSETMEAMQVIGIPSDIQTQVLQITAGILHLGNISFIEAGNQSEVESTDLLAFPAYLLGIDPTRLQDKLTSRKMDSKWGGKSESINVTLNQEQATYTRDALAKALYARLFDYLVEAINKAIQKPYEEFSIGVLDIYGFEIFQKNGFEQFCINFVNEKLQQIFIELTLKAEQEEYVQEGIKWTPIEYFNNKIVCDLIENKLSPPGIMSVLDDVCATMHAKGEGADGTLLQKLQAAVGTHEHFNSWNSGFVIHHYAGKVSYDINGFCERNRDVLFPDLIELMQSSEFNFIRSLFPENLNTEKKGRPTTASSKIKRQANELVSTLMKCTPHYIRCIKPNETKRPKDWEESRAKHQVEYLGLRENIRVRRAGFAYRRLFSKFLHRYAILTAETWPCWRGPEQQGVLHLLRSVNMDTDQYQMGRTKVFVKNPESLFLLEEMRERKFDTFARTIQKAWRRYNARKKYEQMREEASDILYNSKERRKNSINRNFVGDYLGLEQRPELRQFLAKRERVDFADSVTKFDRRFKSIKRDLILTPKGIYLIGLEKVKKGPEKGQIKEVLKRKMEFANIIGVSLSSRQDDFFILHEAQYDSLLESNFKTEFLSLLSKRYEEVTQRKLTISFSDRLEFKVKKEGWGGGTSRVVVFQRGQGDLAQLKQGGKTLTISVGDGLPKSSKPTRKSGLDFRGGGRNHVPNRAHANGGAKFSRAHPNQQADITYSSPHKQPRLPNTPLPNAPLPNAPLPKLDTQRSRRAPNQHNQGNLDFLNVPDQGMSGKQRKRSISHRPPPAPKPQPRPQGPRCRALYQYIGQDTDEISFEANDVFDLVKEDPSGWWTGRIQGREGLFPGNYVEKI; via the exons ATG gCGAAGTACCACTGGCAGAGTCAGAATGTGAAGCAGAGCGGCGTGGACGACATGGTCCTGCTGTCCAAGATCACAGAGGACGCCATCGTGGAAAACCTCAAGAAGAGATACATGGACGATTACATTTTT ACGTACATCGGCCCTGTGTTGATTTCGGTGAACCCGTTTAAACAGATGCCCTACTTCACTGACAGAGAGATTGAACTCTATCAAGGCGCC GCCCAGTATGAAAACCCGCCACACATCTACGCCTTGGCAGATAACAtgtacagaaacatgatgatcgACGGCGAGAATCAGTGCGTTATCATCAG CGGGGAGAGCGGAGCTGGAAAGACGGTGGCTGCCAAATACATCATGGGTTACATTTCCAAAGTGTCTGGAGGTGGATCCAAAGTGCAG CACGTAAAAGACATCATTCTACAGTCCAATCCTCTGCTGGAGGCGTTTGGAAACGCCAAGACGGTCCGAAACAACAACTCCAGTCGTTTT GGAAAATACTTTGAGATTCAGTTCAGCAGAGGTGGGGAACCAGATGGTGGCAAAATTTCTAACTTCCTGCTGGAGAAGTCGAGGGTGGTGAGCCAGAATGAGAGTGAGAGGAACTTCCACATTTACTACCAG TTGATAGAGGGCGCCAACGCACAGCAGAAAGAAGGCCTGGGCCTCATGACTCCAGACTACTACTACTACCTCAACCAGTCTGGGACCTACAAGGTTGACGGGACCAACGACAGCAAAGACTTCTCTGAGACGATG GAAGCCATGCAGGTTATCGGCATCCCCAGTGACATCCAGACTCAGGTGCTGCAGATCACAGCAGGTATCCTCCATCTAGGCAACATCAGCTTCATCGAGGCCGGAAACCAGAGCGAGGTGGAAAGCACAGACT TGCTTGCCTTTCCTGCCTACCTGCTGGGAATCGACCCCACCAGGCTGCAGGACAAGTTGACGAGTCGAAAGATGGACTCCAAGTGGGGCGGGAAGTCCGAATCCATCAACGTAACACTCAACCAGGAGCAGGCGACCTACACGCGTGACGCCTTAGCCAAAGCCCTTTACGCACGTCTCTTTGACTACCTTGTAGAG GCCATAAATAAAGCCATCCAGAAACCTTATGAAGAGTTCAGCATCGGTGTGCTCGACATTTATGGCTTTGAGATTTTTCAG AAAAATGGGTTTGAGCAGTTTTGTATAAACTTTGTCaatgagaagctgcagcagatCTTTATTGAACTCACTTTAAAGGCTGAGCAG GAAGAATATGTTCAGGAAGGCATTAAATGGACCCCCATCGAATATTTTAACAACAAGATTGTGTGTGACCTCATTGAAAATAAACtg AGCCCTCCTGGCATCATGAGCGTCCTGGACGACGTCTGTGCCACGATGCACGCCAAAGGCGAGGGCGCAGACGGCACGctgctgcagaagctgcaggCCGCTGTGGGAACCCACGAACATTTCAACAGCTGGAACTCTGGATTTGTTATCCATCATTATGCTGGGAAG GTGTCGTATGATATCAACGGATTCTGTGAGAGAAATCGAGATGTCCTCTTCCCTGACCTCATTGAGCTCATGCAAAGCAGTGAATT TAACTTCATCCGCAGCTTGTTCCCTGAAAACCTCAACACGGAAAAGAAAGGCAGGCCGACCACAGCCAGCTCAAAAATCAAA AGACAAGCTAATGAGCTAGTGAGCACTCTGAtgaaatgcacaccacactatATCCGCTGTATTAAACCAAATGAGACGAAAAGGCCGAAAGACTGGGAGGAGAGCAG GGCTAAGCATCAAGTGGAATACCTTGGACTGAGGGAAAACATTCGTGTGAGAAGAGCTGGATTTGCTTATCGCCGACTCTTCTCTAAATTTCTGCATAG GTATGCCATCCTTACCGCTGAAACATGGCCGTGTTGGAGGGGACCAGAGCAGCAGGGGGTCCTCCACCTTCTCCGGTCCGTCAACATGGACACCGACCAGTATCAGATGGGACGTACAAAAGTCTTTGTCAAGAATCCAGAATCG ctGTTTCTTCTTGAGGAGATGAGAGAAAGGAAGTTTGACACCTTCGCCAGAACCATTCAGAAGGCCTGGAGACGGTACAACGCCAGGAAGAAGTACGAACAGATGAGAGAAGAGG CCTCAGACATCCTGTACAACTCGAAGGAGCGAAGGAAAAACAGCATCAACAGGAACTTTGTTGGCGACTACCTCGGCCTGGAGCAAAGACCCGAGCTGCGGCAGTTCCTGGCGAAGAGGGAGCGCGTCGACTTTGCTGATTCGGTCACAAAGTTCGACCGCAGGTTCAAG TCTATCAAGAGAGACTTGATCTTGACCCCTAAAGGGATCTATCTGATTGGTCTAGAGAAGGTGAAGAAAGGGCCTGAAAAAGGGCAGATTAAGGAGGTGTTAAAACGTAAAATGGAGTTTGCAAACATCATCGGCGTCTCCCTCAG tTCCAGACAAGATGATTTCTTCATTCTGCACGAGGCCCAGTATGACAGTCTGCTGGAGTCCAACTTTAAGACGGAGTTTCTCAGTTTGCTCTCTAAACGCTATGAGGAAGTAACTCAGAGGAAGCTGACCATCTCCTTTTCTGACAG acTGGAGTTCAAAGTGAAGAAGGAGGGCTGGGGCGGAGGAACCTCCAGGGTTGTAGTTTTTCAAAGGGGTCAAGGAGATTTGGCTCAACTCAAACAGGGAGGGAAGACTCTCACCATTTCTGTAGGAGACGGTCTCCCCAAGTCCTCCA AGCCAACCAGGAAGTCTGGTCTAGACTTTCGAGGAGGAGGGAGAAACCACGTACCTAACAGAG cACATGCCAATGGCGGAGCCAAGTTTTCTAGAGCCCACCCCAACCAGCAAGCAGATATCACATATTCCTCCCCACACAAACAACCGCGGCTTCCCAACACACCGCTTCCCAACGCGCCGCTTCCCAACGCGCCGCTTCCCAAACTGGACACCCAACGGAGCCGCCGGGCCCCGAACCAGCACAACCAGGGGAACCTGGACTTCCTCAACGTGCCTGACCAAGGCATGTCAGG GAAGCAGAGGAAAAGGAGCATCAGCCATCGACCGCCTCCTGCCCCGAAGCCTCAGCCGCGACCTCAGGGTCCGCGCTGCCGGGCCTTGTATCAGTACATCGGACAGGACACGGACGAGATCAGCTTTGAGGCTAACGACGTGTTCGACCTCGTCAAAGAGG ATCCGTCAGGGTGGTGGACCGGCAGGATTCAAGGAAGGGAAGGTCTCTTCCCCGGTAACTATGTGGAGAAGATTTGA